DNA from bacterium:
TCAGACCCGCGTCCATGAACGCGCCGTGCACGGTGGCGCCGCCTTCGACCAGCACGCTCATCACGCCGCGGACGGCGAGCTCGCGGAGCAGCCGCGCAAGATCCACCCGCTCATCGTCGCCGCCGCAGACCAGCACCTCGGCGCCGCGCTCCGCGACCGCCCAGCGCGCCTCCGGCGTGGACGCGCCGGTCGTCGCGACGATCACCGCAGTCCCGTCCGCCGCCAGCACGCGGGCCGCCGGCGGCGTGCGCAGCCGGCTGTCGAGGACGACGCGGCGCGGGCGCCCGGCCGCGGCC
Protein-coding regions in this window:
- a CDS encoding RibD family protein; translation: AAAGRPRRVVLDSRLRTPPAARVLAADGTAVIVATTGASTPEARWAVAERGAEVLVCGGDDERVDLARLLRELAVRGVMSVLVEGGATVHGAFMDAGLIDKVIAYVAPVLVGGRAPVPALGSGVAAMADAWRLRRVAIHPLGDDVLIEAYPDRS